TCTGGCGTATTGACCATCCTGATGAACCTTTTGTTGAAATTCTCCTTCCGTCTAATCTGATCGTTCGGGAATCCACACAACATCCAATTGGATAGAGATAATACATCAATCTAGTAAAAACGTATAAAATAAAAAACCTCACCCAAACCAATTCAAATGGGTGAGGTTTTTCAGATGCTTTGGAAGCGTGAGTGATAGAATATCTTAAGCAAGCAGAGAGTACAGCCATCACACAATAAAGCAGGACCCCTTCCTCGATTTTATTGAGGAAGGGGTCCTGCTAGTAGGTTATGAAGGAATCATTAATCGCTAAAAGCGAAACAATCAGAAAATCCGGAGACAAAAGCGGCTGGAAATTTGATTGCCTTCGGCTAATCTTTATAGCTGGAGATCAGCAATCCCAAACAGTTCACTTAAAGTCACGAATCGATAACCCTCGGCATCAAGCTCTTCCACCAATACCCGGACAGCTTCAATGGTTTGAGCTCGTTCGCCATACCCGTCATGAAACAAGAAAATGCTTCCGTTTTCGATGGTTGGTCTCGTATGGTCCAGAATAAAATCGACACCGGGCTGTTCCCAATCCTTGGCCTCACCGTTTACAGCGCCAATCGAATGGTATCCAAATTCTGCAGCAAGCATAAGAATATCATCGTTAACACCAAAAAAAGGTGGTCTAAAGTTCAATACATGCTTTCCCGTCACTTTACGAATCGTATCATCCGCCCGCTGTAATTCAGCTCTTGCTTCGTCTAAAGTCAGTGTTGTCAAATCAGGATGGGAGTAAGTATGATTGCCAATCTCATGTCCGGCCATATGAACCTGTGCTGCGATAGCCTCGTACATATTGAGCTCTTCACCGATCATAAAAAAAGTCGCTTTACCATTATGTTTATGGAAGATATCCAACAACTCTTTCGTATATAATGGATGTGGCCCATCGTCGAACGTAAAAGCGACTACCTTTTCCTGAGTTGGGACCTTATGAACTAATGATAATTTAGCCATTATATTACTCCTTCCGGTTCACATCCTATAAATGCTCATGTACATCCATTATTGCTGCGGTATAATGCCATGTCAACGCGCATCTAAGCGCACAATCCTTAATTGAGTGTCAACACGACCACGGACATCGGCGGCAGCGTTGCCAGTAAACCGTCGTCACTTACACTCGTAACGCCGTTAAATGACTGTGGCTTCACCCTCTCCGGTTGCCCAAATGTGTTGTGAGCATTCATATCGGTATGCGTCAGTACCCGGCCGCTAACATTCAACATCCCCCCCAACCCACGTAACCCTAGAGATACATCTACTTGGTGATGGGGGTCGATGTTACATAGGCTGATGTCGATCGTTCCGTTAGGCCGCTTCGATGCCGATGCACTGACTTGCGGAAGCGATTCATCGCCCACACGGTATTCGCCAATCTCCAGGTGAATCGCGAGCGCCTCTGCATCCTGGTGCACCTTAAACATTTCGAACACGTGATAGGTTGGCGTCAGCAACATCTTATCACCTTCCGTTAGAATCATCGCCTGTAGCACGTTGACTGTCTGGGCAATGTTCGCCATGTGGACACGGTCGCAATGACGGTGGAAGACGTGGAAATGCAGTCCCGCAACAAGCGCATCACGCAGCGTATTCTGCTGGTACAAGAAGCCAGGATTTGTACCCGGTTCTACTTGGAACCAGGTACCCCACTCGTCGACAATTAAGCCCACACGTTTCTTCGGATCGTGTTGATCCATGATCGCCGTGTGTCGGGTAATGAGCTCGTCCATGTGGAGCGCGAGCTGCATGGTCTCGAACCATTCCGCTTCATCAAAGCCAGTCGCCGGCCGCTTGATCTCAAATCCTCCAGGCACCGTGTAGTTGTGCAGACTGAGACCATCCATAAGTCCACCGGCTTCACGTATTAACGTCTCCGTCCAGTGGTAATCATCAACGTTAGCACCGCCAGCGATCTTATAGACTTGATTATGTCCGTAATTACGGACATACGTTTGGAAACGGCGGTATTCGTCGGCGTAGTACTCCGCCCGCATGTTGCCTCCACAACCCCAATTCTCATTTCCGACGCCAAAATATTTGAGCTTCCAAGGCTTCTCCCGGCCATTAGCCTTCCGCCATTTGGCCATAGGTGATTCGCCATCAAAGGTCATATACTCCACCCACTCCTGCATCTCCTGAACGGTGCCACTGCCAACATTTCCGCAGATATAAGGCTCCGTGTCCAGCAGTTCACAAAGGTCGAAGAATTCATGGGTACCGAAGTGATTGTTCTCCACAACACCTCCCCAGTTCGTATTAACCATATGCTTGCGCGCCTCACGTGGACCAACGCCATCCTTCCAGTGATACTCATCAGCATAGCACCCGCCCGGCCATCTGAGCACCGGTATGCTAAGACCTCGCAGCGCCTCTAGAACATCATTCCGAATACCACGGGTATTAGGAATCGGCGAATCCTCGCCTACCCAGATTCCTTCGTAGATACAACGTCCAAGATGCTCGGCGAAATGCCCATAAATATGACGACTGATCGTACCGCACGACTGATCAGTGTTGACAGTAATAGTAGCATTCATTAAAAGATCCCCCTTCTATTTTTCAACCCTTATCCCTTGATTGCGCCTGCGATCATACTCTTCTGTACCTGTTTGTTGAGCAACAAGTAGATTACAATCGTTGGAATCGTAGCAATCATGAGCCCCGCCCCAATAATCCCCCACTGTGTGATGTAGGTCCCCACCATGGACATCATACCCACTGTTAAAGTCTGATAGAGTGAGTCATTGATAAACGTAGTCGCAAACATCAGCTCGTTCCAACAAGATAGGAATGTAAATATCGCAACCGTTGCAATAGCAGGACTTATAAGCGGCAACATAATGGAAAAGAACGTTCTGTAAATGCCGCATCCATCAATGACCGCTGATTCTTCCAATTCACGGGGAAGTCCCTTAAAGAAGCTACTGACGATGAACACGGCCAAAGGGATACCGAAAGCAACATAAGGAATAATCAAGGACCAATAAGTATTCAGCAAATGTAAGTTCTTCAGGACCATAAACAGCGGCAGCAGGGCCGCATGAATCGGCACCATCATCCCTAGGAGGATCAGGGTCATCGTTAATTCACTGAATTTCCAGTTCATCCTCGCGACGGCATAACCAGTCATAGAAGCAAGAATCAGTACCAGAATAATGGATACAGACGTTACCAACACGCTGTTAAAAAAATAAGTTAATACATTACCGTCTGATAAGGCTTTAACATAGTTGCTCCAGAGAAATTCCTTAGGAAGGCCTACGACATCACCACTGAATATTTCACTATTATCTTTAAGCGAGAAAAATGCCAGCCAGATAAGGGGATAAATTTGTACGATTGCCACAATGATTAGAAACACTTGCAGTAGTATTTTCCCAAAATAATTCGACCTTTTTCGCAACACCACTTTTGCAGTACTCACTTTTCTCACCTCTATTCAGTCTTAAAAAATTTATTAATAACTACTGTAAACACTAAACATTCCAGAATTATGAAAACAGATACCGCACTACCATATCCATATCTGTAAGTGTCAAAAATAGTTGTATACATCAACGTGCTCGGTACTTCAGTGGAGAATAAAGGACCTCCGCCCGTCAATACATAAATTAGATCGAATACCTTAAAGGCACCAATGACTGAAAAGACAAGACATACTTTCAGAATAGGCCTCATTAGTGGAATGGTAATGGAGAATGCAGTTCTTATACGGGAAGCTCCGTCAATTTTTGCTGCTTCGAGAATATCTTGTGAAACGGACTTTGCCCCAGCATACATCAGTAACATATGATAGCCGACATACTGCCAAAGCGTTGGAATAAAGGACGCCACAAGGGCGGTATCTTTTTTACCAAGCCAATCTTGTGCCAGATTTGAAAGACCCACGCTTTCCAGTAACCAATTCAAAAGTCCGTAATCCGCATTATAAATTTTGGACCACAGTTGCGCGATTACAACGGTTGAGATAAGCACTGGAATGAAGTATATTGCACGATAAAATCCTTCACCCTTGACCGAAGAGGCCAATATAAGAGCAAGTAAAAGCGATATAGGCAACTGAATGAAAATTGATGCTGCCGCGAACAGCATAGAATTTTTTATGGAATTTAATGCTCGTGAGTCTGTGAACATTTCCACATAATTGTCTAGTCCGATAAACGTACCTTTACCGATGCCATTCCAATCTAATAAACTATAGTAACTGGAGATAAAGATCGGAACTAATACAATGGAACAAAATATGAGGAGGGTAGGCAGGACAAATATAGCAATGGCCCTCTTGTTCGAAAATACAGAGTTCATCAGGGTTCTCCTCTCAAAAATGTGGCCAGAGACAGTCTCTGACCACATCTCGCTTCATTTTTTTCACAGATCAGAGGCTTAATTCCGTTGGTTTAAGCTGTGCCATCTGTTTACAGAATTCATCAGGAGTGATGTCTCCTGCCAAGAGTTGCGCGATTAAGTTCTTGTGAGCTTCCGCAGAATCAGCCGGGAGAATATTGTCCCACCATGCAATAAAAGAAGTTGCTGTTTTCATAATATCTGCTGCTGATTTATCAAGTGTGGACAGACCAGAAGTATCAAGAGCGTCAATGTTCCAGCTAGGAAGCCCTGCTCCGGCAAGGAAGCCTTGTGTACCGAGCTGCTCGCTTAGATACATAAGAAACTCAACGGCTTCTTTGGGTTGCTTCGTGGTATTGCTGACATAAAAGCCATCCACCGCTCCTCCGAAAATTTCAGTACTCTTTCCCTTACCGTCTTCAAATACCGGGAATGGAATCACCTTGACCTTGCCTTTGACGGCCGAGGATGGATCTTCGATACCTGCATTTACCCAGTTGGCTTGAAACATCATAGCCCCTTGTCCTGCATTAAACGCTCCAAGCATTTCATCATAGCTCATGCTGAACATACTGCTATTGAAGAAGCCTGTTTTTCCAAGTTCCTGCATTTTAGTAGCTGCAGCAACGAAATCTGGTGAATTCCATTTGGAAGGATCCTTAAATGCCTCAATAACAGCATCATTTCCTGCCTGGCGCATCGCAATCATATCGTACCAATACATACCGGGCCAGCGGTCCTTCTCTCCAATGAGAGCCGGGGTGATCCCCGCTGCCTTTAGTTTCTCTCCCGCATCGAGCAGCTCTGAATAGGTTGTCGGAATTTTGGCTCCTGCTTTATCGAACAACTCCGTATTTACAAAAAGATTAGCGATATGGGTATAGACAGGCAGTGTATAGATTTTTCCATCAACCTCGATAGCTTCAGACATACCTGGAGCCATCTTCGATTTAATTTCGTCCGTTAAATAGCTGCTAATTTCAAGCACATTGCCGGATTCGATATAAGGCTGCATGAAGCTGCCTCCGCCCATTCCATAAAAAATGTCAGGTGCTTCACCTGCGGCAAGTGAAGTCTTAATTTTGGTTTTATACTGCTCGCCAGTCGTTCCTGATCGTACAACTTGAATTTCTGGATGCTCTTTGTTCCACTTCTCAACGATTTCCGGCAATAATTTTGCAGATGGATCAGTATTACCTACGGATTGGTCCCATAATGTCAACTTAACACTTCCACTTTTAGACTGAGTTCCTCCAGATGATTCGGATGAACATGCAGTTACACTGCCTACGATTCCTATAGCCAACGTTATGCTCATCGTCTTTCTTAATAACGCTTTCATCAATAAACCCCCCAAATGAAATTTGTTCTTTCTAGTATTAGTTTAGGGAAGATACCATGATAACTCCATTCAAAATACCAACATGTACCTTTCATTATTCGAACATATCCTCTTAATCATTTACCGTTTCTGTACTGATTCATCGACATCCCCGTAAATCTCTTAAACAAGATGCTAAAATAGTGCGCATCCTTGATTCCAACCTGCTCACCAACCTCGTATCCTTTTAAATCCGTATTCTTCAGCAGGCTTTCCGCCTTTTTCATACGCATGTTCGTAAGATACTCCACAAAGGTCTGCCCTGTTTCTTTCTTCATAAGTCGTCCCAAATGACCTGGACTGACGAAGAAAGTCCCAGCTGTACTAGCTAATCCTAGTTTGGGATCATCCAAATTCTTCTCGAGATACTCTTTCACCTGACTGATGAGGTCCCCTTCTTTTGTTTGGTTTTTTGAATATATAATTCTTGATACGTGTAGGACATAACTCTCCAATAGGTTCATTAATTCCGGTAAATTGTCTGCTGTGAGAATAGAGACCCATGTTTCTTTATTGGACACTTCTTCATCCTCGACCTGTTGCTCTATCGCGGCACGTTGGCATTCATTGATCACATCCATCGCTGCTAGACGAAACTGAGCTATACTGGAGAAAGCAACATCAAAGATCTGCGTTAGACTTTGAATTGCCTGCTCGCCCGAACCGACGCTGATGTAGAACTGCAGCTGCTGAAGACGATCTGGATTCGACTGGTAATGTGCCTCCCTGTTTCCTACAATATCCTCGAAGCAAACAACCTGATTATTTCCAACAAAGACCTTGTATTGCACCGCACGACATGCTTCCTGATATCCAAGGTGCGCTTCTTCTATATGTATACGTTTGCGCCCGATCCCGATGTTAACATAGCATTTGTAGGATTCGCACAGATTGGTTATAAGTGATTCACAATCGCTGACAAGATTCGTAGCTTGGTTAAATGAAATGACTACAATTTGGTTTCGAGTATCTGTTAAAATAATCACTTGATTGTCGTTCTGGAAGAACGATTCCACTTTGTATCTGCATTCCATTCCCAAGAGAATCAACTGTTCTTCTGATTGCTTCACGGATGATGAGGTAATTTCTAAAATGGCGATTTGAAAGGCCTCTTTGCTTAGGAACACCGGCAGTTTAAAATAGTCCGCTTTTTCATGAATCTCTTCTTTGGAAAGATCGCCCTTTAACCACTGATATAAATATTTTTCTCTGAGATATGGAAAATTCCGCTCTAAATCTTCTTTCAATCTCTCTAATTCCTTATCTCTCGTACGCTCCTCGTATATTTTATTTTTCAGCTTATCAATCACATTGAGCAGATCTGAAGCACGAATCGGTTTTAGAATGAAATCAGAAATTCCCATTTTGATGCTCTGATGTGCATATTCAAATTCGTCATGACCTGTAACGATAACAATTTTTATATCCGGATACTTTGCTAAAACTTCCCTGCTAAACTCAATTCCGTTGATAGAGGGCATATAAATATCCGTAAAAATAATGTCCGGTCTCTGTTCATCCACCATATCCAAAGCTTCGAGTGCATTGGAAGCTTCTCCTATAATAGTCAGGCCTTGCTTTTCCCAGTCAATACGCATCCTAAGCAGGTTCCT
This Paenibacillus sp. FSL R5-0345 DNA region includes the following protein-coding sequences:
- a CDS encoding polysaccharide deacetylase family protein, with amino-acid sequence MAKLSLVHKVPTQEKVVAFTFDDGPHPLYTKELLDIFHKHNGKATFFMIGEELNMYEAIAAQVHMAGHEIGNHTYSHPDLTTLTLDEARAELQRADDTIRKVTGKHVLNFRPPFFGVNDDILMLAAEFGYHSIGAVNGEAKDWEQPGVDFILDHTRPTIENGSIFLFHDGYGERAQTIEAVRVLVEELDAEGYRFVTLSELFGIADLQL
- a CDS encoding alpha-N-arabinofuranosidase; the encoded protein is MNATITVNTDQSCGTISRHIYGHFAEHLGRCIYEGIWVGEDSPIPNTRGIRNDVLEALRGLSIPVLRWPGGCYADEYHWKDGVGPREARKHMVNTNWGGVVENNHFGTHEFFDLCELLDTEPYICGNVGSGTVQEMQEWVEYMTFDGESPMAKWRKANGREKPWKLKYFGVGNENWGCGGNMRAEYYADEYRRFQTYVRNYGHNQVYKIAGGANVDDYHWTETLIREAGGLMDGLSLHNYTVPGGFEIKRPATGFDEAEWFETMQLALHMDELITRHTAIMDQHDPKKRVGLIVDEWGTWFQVEPGTNPGFLYQQNTLRDALVAGLHFHVFHRHCDRVHMANIAQTVNVLQAMILTEGDKMLLTPTYHVFEMFKVHQDAEALAIHLEIGEYRVGDESLPQVSASASKRPNGTIDISLCNIDPHHQVDVSLGLRGLGGMLNVSGRVLTHTDMNAHNTFGQPERVKPQSFNGVTSVSDDGLLATLPPMSVVVLTLN
- a CDS encoding carbohydrate ABC transporter permease; this translates as MSTAKVVLRKRSNYFGKILLQVFLIIVAIVQIYPLIWLAFFSLKDNSEIFSGDVVGLPKEFLWSNYVKALSDGNVLTYFFNSVLVTSVSIILVLILASMTGYAVARMNWKFSELTMTLILLGMMVPIHAALLPLFMVLKNLHLLNTYWSLIIPYVAFGIPLAVFIVSSFFKGLPRELEESAVIDGCGIYRTFFSIMLPLISPAIATVAIFTFLSCWNELMFATTFINDSLYQTLTVGMMSMVGTYITQWGIIGAGLMIATIPTIVIYLLLNKQVQKSMIAGAIKG
- a CDS encoding carbohydrate ABC transporter permease — its product is MNSVFSNKRAIAIFVLPTLLIFCSIVLVPIFISSYYSLLDWNGIGKGTFIGLDNYVEMFTDSRALNSIKNSMLFAAASIFIQLPISLLLALILASSVKGEGFYRAIYFIPVLISTVVIAQLWSKIYNADYGLLNWLLESVGLSNLAQDWLGKKDTALVASFIPTLWQYVGYHMLLMYAGAKSVSQDILEAAKIDGASRIRTAFSITIPLMRPILKVCLVFSVIGAFKVFDLIYVLTGGGPLFSTEVPSTLMYTTIFDTYRYGYGSAVSVFIILECLVFTVVINKFFKTE
- a CDS encoding extracellular solute-binding protein; the encoded protein is MKALLRKTMSITLAIGIVGSVTACSSESSGGTQSKSGSVKLTLWDQSVGNTDPSAKLLPEIVEKWNKEHPEIQVVRSGTTGEQYKTKIKTSLAAGEAPDIFYGMGGGSFMQPYIESGNVLEISSYLTDEIKSKMAPGMSEAIEVDGKIYTLPVYTHIANLFVNTELFDKAGAKIPTTYSELLDAGEKLKAAGITPALIGEKDRWPGMYWYDMIAMRQAGNDAVIEAFKDPSKWNSPDFVAAATKMQELGKTGFFNSSMFSMSYDEMLGAFNAGQGAMMFQANWVNAGIEDPSSAVKGKVKVIPFPVFEDGKGKSTEIFGGAVDGFYVSNTTKQPKEAVEFLMYLSEQLGTQGFLAGAGLPSWNIDALDTSGLSTLDKSAADIMKTATSFIAWWDNILPADSAEAHKNLIAQLLAGDITPDEFCKQMAQLKPTELSL
- a CDS encoding response regulator → MEKLKVLIVDDEYLIRNLLRMRIDWEKQGLTIIGEASNALEALDMVDEQRPDIIFTDIYMPSINGIEFSREVLAKYPDIKIVIVTGHDEFEYAHQSIKMGISDFILKPIRASDLLNVIDKLKNKIYEERTRDKELERLKEDLERNFPYLREKYLYQWLKGDLSKEEIHEKADYFKLPVFLSKEAFQIAILEITSSSVKQSEEQLILLGMECRYKVESFFQNDNQVIILTDTRNQIVVISFNQATNLVSDCESLITNLCESYKCYVNIGIGRKRIHIEEAHLGYQEACRAVQYKVFVGNNQVVCFEDIVGNREAHYQSNPDRLQQLQFYISVGSGEQAIQSLTQIFDVAFSSIAQFRLAAMDVINECQRAAIEQQVEDEEVSNKETWVSILTADNLPELMNLLESYVLHVSRIIYSKNQTKEGDLISQVKEYLEKNLDDPKLGLASTAGTFFVSPGHLGRLMKKETGQTFVEYLTNMRMKKAESLLKNTDLKGYEVGEQVGIKDAHYFSILFKRFTGMSMNQYRNGK